A window of Phycodurus eques isolate BA_2022a chromosome 5, UOR_Pequ_1.1, whole genome shotgun sequence contains these coding sequences:
- the ints14 gene encoding integrator complex subunit 14 isoform X1, whose protein sequence is MPTVVLMDASLSMTRPLSQDTNEEFQRKNLAVHGLNMLFEHMASNYRLEFTALMAFSSLWELLVPFTRDYNALQDALSNLEDYDKTCVESALNGVSSVVQQEWGSACPCQVVLVTDGSLGIGKGSLRHSLQTLRHRGDEKKFPLPFPFPTKMFIMCVATTEELQMTGALDKWEELLCLSGGDGQVFTVEGPLCMQGVQAMFGRLIDRAYCPFHAVLHCGNLSADVQVFPRPEPVVVDEEVEPLARTVNPDLEIMGFIEIADISSPPVISRHLVLPIAVNKEDDVGTGAADELEEEVSASQMAGKSPNFCVLLHGSLKVEGMVALVQLGPEWFGMLYSQADSKKKSNLMMSLFEPSTEPLPWLGKISHLGPISEAAENPYGEDDSKSPFPVQPPVKRSYAQNVTVWIKASGLQTDVQKILRNARKLPDKTQTFYKELNRLRKAALAFGFWDLLKGVAELLERECTMLPDSAHPDAAFQLSHAAQQLKLASTGDSQYAAFEQNIVPMHTDFSS, encoded by the exons ATGCCTACTGTGGTGTTAATGGACGCGTCCCTGTCCATGACTAGGCCGCTGTCGCAGGACACTAATGAGGAGTTCCAGAGGAAGAACTTAGCCGTTCACGGGCTCAATATGTTATTCGAGCACATGGCCTCCAACTACCGCTTGGAGTTCACCGCACTCATGGCCTTCTCGTCCCTCTGGGAACTATTGGTGCCGTTCACCAGGGACTATAACGCTTTACAG GACGCCCTCAGCAACCTAGAAGACTATGACAAGACGTGCGTGGAATCCGCTCTGAATGGGGTCAGCAGCGTGGTGCAGCAAGAGTGGGGGAGTGCTTGTCCCTGTCAG GTGGTGCTGGTGACTGACGGATCACTCGGTATTGGGAAAGGCTCCCTGCGTCATTCCCTGCAAACATTGAGGCACCGAGGGGACGAGAAGAAGTTCCCTCTGCCTTTCCCTTTCCCTACCAAAATGTTCATCATGTGCGTCGCCACTACAGAGGAG TTACAGATGACAGGTGCTTTGGATAAATGGGAGGAACTTCTTTGTCTCAGTGGAGGTGACGGACAGGTCTTCACTGTTGAGGGCCCACTGTGCATGCAGGGCGTGCAGGCCATGTTTGG GAGATTAATTGACAGGGCCTACTGTCCGTTCCATGCTGTCCTGCATTGTGGGAACTTGTCCGCAGACGTTCAGGTGTTCCCTCGACCAGAGCCTGTTGTGGTGGATGAGGAGGTGGAACCATTAGCTCGAACTGTCAACCCAG ATCTGGAAATCATGGGCTTCATTGAAATCGCTGACATCTCCAGTCCTCCTGTCATATCCAGACACTTGGTCCTGCCTATTGCTGTCAACAAag AGGACGACGTTGGCACGGGTGCCGCAGATGAGCTGGAGGAGGAAGTGTCTGCCAGTCAAATGGCAGGGAAAAGTCCTAATTTCTGTGTGCTCTTACATGGCAGCCTGAAAGTGGAGGGCATGGTGGCGCTTGTCCAGTTGGG GCCCGAGTGGTTCGGCATGCTGTACTCCCAAGCGGACAGCAAGAAGAAATCCAATCTGATGATGTCACTATTTGAACCCAGTACTGAGCCTCTGCCTTGGCTGGGGAAGATCTCCCATTTGGGACCAATCTCAG AGGCGGCAGAAAATCCCTACGGAGAGGATGACAGTAAAAGCCCTTTTCCTGTGCAGCCGCCCGTCAAACGAAGCTATGCGCAGAATGTCACAGTGTGGATTAAAGCCAGTGGACTACAG ACCGATGTGCAAAAGATTCTGAGGAATGCCAGAAAACTACCTGATAAAACACAGACCTTCTATAAG GAGTTGAACCGCCTTCGGAAGGCCGCCTTGGCTTTTGGGTTTTGGGACCTCCTCAAGGGTGTGGCAGAGCTGCTGGAACGGGAGTGCACGATGCTGCCCGACTCGGCTCACCCCGACGCCGCTTTCCAGCTCTCTCACGCAGCCCAGCAGCTCAAGCTGGCCAGCACCGGAGACTCCCAGTACGCTGCATTTGAGCAGAACATTGTTCCCATGCACACAGACTTCTCAAGCTGA
- the ints14 gene encoding integrator complex subunit 14 isoform X2: MPTVVLMDASLSMTRPLSQDTNEEFQRKNLAVHGLNMLFEHMASNYRLEFTALMAFSSLWELLVPFTRDYNALQDALSNLEDYDKTCVESALNGVSSVVQQEWGSACPCQVVLVTDGSLGIGKGSLRHSLQTLRHRGDEKKFPLPFPFPTKMFIMCVATTEEMTGALDKWEELLCLSGGDGQVFTVEGPLCMQGVQAMFGRLIDRAYCPFHAVLHCGNLSADVQVFPRPEPVVVDEEVEPLARTVNPDLEIMGFIEIADISSPPVISRHLVLPIAVNKEDDVGTGAADELEEEVSASQMAGKSPNFCVLLHGSLKVEGMVALVQLGPEWFGMLYSQADSKKKSNLMMSLFEPSTEPLPWLGKISHLGPISEAAENPYGEDDSKSPFPVQPPVKRSYAQNVTVWIKASGLQTDVQKILRNARKLPDKTQTFYKELNRLRKAALAFGFWDLLKGVAELLERECTMLPDSAHPDAAFQLSHAAQQLKLASTGDSQYAAFEQNIVPMHTDFSS, translated from the exons ATGCCTACTGTGGTGTTAATGGACGCGTCCCTGTCCATGACTAGGCCGCTGTCGCAGGACACTAATGAGGAGTTCCAGAGGAAGAACTTAGCCGTTCACGGGCTCAATATGTTATTCGAGCACATGGCCTCCAACTACCGCTTGGAGTTCACCGCACTCATGGCCTTCTCGTCCCTCTGGGAACTATTGGTGCCGTTCACCAGGGACTATAACGCTTTACAG GACGCCCTCAGCAACCTAGAAGACTATGACAAGACGTGCGTGGAATCCGCTCTGAATGGGGTCAGCAGCGTGGTGCAGCAAGAGTGGGGGAGTGCTTGTCCCTGTCAG GTGGTGCTGGTGACTGACGGATCACTCGGTATTGGGAAAGGCTCCCTGCGTCATTCCCTGCAAACATTGAGGCACCGAGGGGACGAGAAGAAGTTCCCTCTGCCTTTCCCTTTCCCTACCAAAATGTTCATCATGTGCGTCGCCACTACAGAGGAG ATGACAGGTGCTTTGGATAAATGGGAGGAACTTCTTTGTCTCAGTGGAGGTGACGGACAGGTCTTCACTGTTGAGGGCCCACTGTGCATGCAGGGCGTGCAGGCCATGTTTGG GAGATTAATTGACAGGGCCTACTGTCCGTTCCATGCTGTCCTGCATTGTGGGAACTTGTCCGCAGACGTTCAGGTGTTCCCTCGACCAGAGCCTGTTGTGGTGGATGAGGAGGTGGAACCATTAGCTCGAACTGTCAACCCAG ATCTGGAAATCATGGGCTTCATTGAAATCGCTGACATCTCCAGTCCTCCTGTCATATCCAGACACTTGGTCCTGCCTATTGCTGTCAACAAag AGGACGACGTTGGCACGGGTGCCGCAGATGAGCTGGAGGAGGAAGTGTCTGCCAGTCAAATGGCAGGGAAAAGTCCTAATTTCTGTGTGCTCTTACATGGCAGCCTGAAAGTGGAGGGCATGGTGGCGCTTGTCCAGTTGGG GCCCGAGTGGTTCGGCATGCTGTACTCCCAAGCGGACAGCAAGAAGAAATCCAATCTGATGATGTCACTATTTGAACCCAGTACTGAGCCTCTGCCTTGGCTGGGGAAGATCTCCCATTTGGGACCAATCTCAG AGGCGGCAGAAAATCCCTACGGAGAGGATGACAGTAAAAGCCCTTTTCCTGTGCAGCCGCCCGTCAAACGAAGCTATGCGCAGAATGTCACAGTGTGGATTAAAGCCAGTGGACTACAG ACCGATGTGCAAAAGATTCTGAGGAATGCCAGAAAACTACCTGATAAAACACAGACCTTCTATAAG GAGTTGAACCGCCTTCGGAAGGCCGCCTTGGCTTTTGGGTTTTGGGACCTCCTCAAGGGTGTGGCAGAGCTGCTGGAACGGGAGTGCACGATGCTGCCCGACTCGGCTCACCCCGACGCCGCTTTCCAGCTCTCTCACGCAGCCCAGCAGCTCAAGCTGGCCAGCACCGGAGACTCCCAGTACGCTGCATTTGAGCAGAACATTGTTCCCATGCACACAGACTTCTCAAGCTGA
- the slc24a1 gene encoding sodium/potassium/calcium exchanger 1 isoform X1, with translation MYCLRRKRLQLRRVLFLLAGVFICIVYQLTLSAGRYETSPSPQIGDAFTEGSAGWVEDVTPESREKPRNQTTPVTPSNSTADDNAASKTPPPATTNRTIVHCIYVPPDPKDEAPTSSSPGDAPHMKGEYPTDVFSVEERRRGWVTLHIFGMMYMFVSLAIVCDEFFVPALGVIIDKLEISDDVAGATFMAAGGSAPELFTSLIGVFVAHSNVGIGTIVGSAVFNILFVIGMCALFSREVLHLTWWPLFRDVSFYIVDLILLIIFFLDNVIMWWESMMLVASYTVYVIFMKFNAQIEHVVKTQLYKHKSIVQIITDEEPEVTKVNGGGQDNAPPDPEDRNRLKLKPSLQRGGSSASLHNSTMRNTIFQLMIHTLDPLGEGGKFKDKAESLNNVVRRKAEGEVAAKSEDGEDGQDQAQEDEAGASEKKKEPPEEEKEDQPAGGDGSDKSGSVEEDSEEDDSDEDDSDDDSSEDEDKENEEEPLSLAWPDTRRKRVTYLILLPIVFPLWLTVPDVRKQNSRKFFVVTFLGSILWIAIFSYLMMWWAHQVGETIGISEEIMGLTILAAGTSIPDLITSVIVARKGLGDMAVSSSVGSNIFDITVGLPLPWLMYSFIHGMVPVAVSSNGLFCAIVLLFLMLLFVIISIASYKWKMNKALGFTMFLLYFIFLVLSVMLEDRIIVCPVSI, from the exons ATGTATTGCCTCAGAAGGAAGCGACTGCAGTTGAGGCGAGTCTTATTTCTGCTGGCCGGGGTCTTCATCTGCATCGTGTACCAGCTGACCCTCAGCGCCGGACGCTACGAGACGTCCCCTTCGCCCCAGATTGGAGACGCTTTCACGGAGGGCTCAGCCGGATGGGTCGAGGATGTTACGCCCGAGAGTCGAGAGAAGCCAAGAAACCAAACGACCCCGGTGACCCCCTCTAATTCAACCGCAGATGATAACGCTGCCAGTAAAACTCCACCGCCAGCCACCACCAACCGGACTATTGTGCATTGCATCTATGTCCCCCCCGATCCTAAGGATGAGGCCCCCACTTCATCTTCTCCTGGCGATGCTCCTCACATGAAGGGAGAGTACCCCACAGATGTATTTTCAGTGGAGGAGCGCAGACGAGGCTGGGTGACCTTGCACATCTTCGGCATGATGTACATGTTTGTGTCACTTGCGATTGTGTGTGATGAATTCTTTGTCCCTGCACTGGGGGTCATCATAGACAAGTTAGAGATATCGGACGACGTGGCGGGAGCTACTTTCATGGCGGCGGGGGGATCTGCCCCTGAACTTTTCACCTCCTTGATCGGGGTCTTCGTAGCCCACAGCAACGTGGGTATCGGGACTATTGTCGGCTCTGCGGTTTTCAACATTCTCTTTGTGATCGGGATGTGCGCTTTGTTTTCCCGGGAGGTTCTTCATCTCACCTGGTGGCCTCTCTTCAGAGATGTTTCCTTCTACATAGTGGACCTTATTTTgctcatcatcttcttcctggACAATGTCATCATGTGGTGGGAGAGTATGATGCTGGTGGCCAGCTACACCGTGTACGTCATCTTCATGAAGTTTAACGCCCAAATAGAACACGTGGTCAAGACGCAGCTTTACAAACACAAGAGCATTGTCCAAATTATTACCGATGAGGAGCCTGAAGTG ACCAAGGTCAATGGGGGCGGTCAAGATAACGCCCCTCCTGATCCAGAAGACAGGAATCGGTTAAAG TTGAAGCCATCCCTTCAACGCGGTGGAAGTTCAGCGTCTTTGCACAACAGCACCATGAGGAACACCATTTTCCAACTCATGATCCACACATTGGACCCCCTGGGAGAAGGTG GGAAATTCAAGGACAAGGCTGAGAGTCTGAATAATGTAGTGAGACGAAAGGCTGAAGGTGAAGTTGCAGCAAAGAGTGAAG ATGGAGAGGATGGGCAGGATCAGGCTCAAGAGGACGAAGCTGGCGCAAGTGAGAAGAAGAAGGAGCCCCCAGAGGAAGAGAAG GAAGACCAGCCGGCGGGGGGAGACGGCTCAGACAAGTCAGGCAGTGTTGAGGAGGACAGTGAGGAAGATGATAGTGATGAAGACGACAGTGACGATGACTCCAGCGAAGATGAGGATAAGGAGAACGAGGAGGAGCCTCTTTCTTTAGCGTGGCCCGACACGCGACGGAAGCGAGTCACTTACCTCATCCTGCTGCCCATCGTCTTCCCTCTGTGGCTCACCGTCCCTGACGTCCGCAAACAG AATTCCAGGAAATTTTTCGTGGTCACCTTCCTGGGCTCCATTCTGTGGATTGCTATCTTCTCTTATCTCATGATGTGGTGGGCCCATCAG GTGGGCGAGACCATCGGCATCTCTGAGGAGATTATGGGCCTGACTATCCTGGCTGCGGGGACGTCCATCCCTGATCTCATCACCAGCGTGATCGTGGCCCGTAAAGGACTTGGCGACATGGCCGTGTCCAGCTCCGTGGGCAGCAATATCTTTGACATCACTGTCGG TTTGCCGCTGCCATGGCTCATGTACTCGTTCATCCACGGTATGGTTCCCGTGGCCGTCAGCAGCAACGGGCTGTTCTgcgccattgtgctgctcttccTCATGCTCCTCTTTGTCATCATCTCCATCGCGTCGTACAAGTGGAAGATGAACAAGGCTCTGGGATTCACCATGTTCCTTCTCTACTTCATCTTCCTGGTTCTAAGCGTCATGCTGGAGGACCGCATCATCGTCTGCCCCGTCTCCATCTGA
- the slc24a1 gene encoding sodium/potassium/calcium exchanger 1 isoform X2 — MYCLRRKRLQLRRVLFLLAGVFICIVYQLTLSAGRYETSPSPQIGDAFTEGSAGWVEDVTPESREKPRNQTTPVTPSNSTADDNAASKTPPPATTNRTIVHCIYVPPDPKDEAPTSSSPGDAPHMKGEYPTDVFSVEERRRGWVTLHIFGMMYMFVSLAIVCDEFFVPALGVIIDKLEISDDVAGATFMAAGGSAPELFTSLIGVFVAHSNVGIGTIVGSAVFNILFVIGMCALFSREVLHLTWWPLFRDVSFYIVDLILLIIFFLDNVIMWWESMMLVASYTVYVIFMKFNAQIEHVVKTQLYKHKSIVQIITDEEPEVTKVNGGGQDNAPPDPEDRNRLKLKPSLQRGGSSASLHNSTMRNTIFQLMIHTLDPLGEGKFKDKAESLNNVVRRKAEGEVAAKSEDGEDGQDQAQEDEAGASEKKKEPPEEEKEDQPAGGDGSDKSGSVEEDSEEDDSDEDDSDDDSSEDEDKENEEEPLSLAWPDTRRKRVTYLILLPIVFPLWLTVPDVRKQNSRKFFVVTFLGSILWIAIFSYLMMWWAHQVGETIGISEEIMGLTILAAGTSIPDLITSVIVARKGLGDMAVSSSVGSNIFDITVGLPLPWLMYSFIHGMVPVAVSSNGLFCAIVLLFLMLLFVIISIASYKWKMNKALGFTMFLLYFIFLVLSVMLEDRIIVCPVSI, encoded by the exons ATGTATTGCCTCAGAAGGAAGCGACTGCAGTTGAGGCGAGTCTTATTTCTGCTGGCCGGGGTCTTCATCTGCATCGTGTACCAGCTGACCCTCAGCGCCGGACGCTACGAGACGTCCCCTTCGCCCCAGATTGGAGACGCTTTCACGGAGGGCTCAGCCGGATGGGTCGAGGATGTTACGCCCGAGAGTCGAGAGAAGCCAAGAAACCAAACGACCCCGGTGACCCCCTCTAATTCAACCGCAGATGATAACGCTGCCAGTAAAACTCCACCGCCAGCCACCACCAACCGGACTATTGTGCATTGCATCTATGTCCCCCCCGATCCTAAGGATGAGGCCCCCACTTCATCTTCTCCTGGCGATGCTCCTCACATGAAGGGAGAGTACCCCACAGATGTATTTTCAGTGGAGGAGCGCAGACGAGGCTGGGTGACCTTGCACATCTTCGGCATGATGTACATGTTTGTGTCACTTGCGATTGTGTGTGATGAATTCTTTGTCCCTGCACTGGGGGTCATCATAGACAAGTTAGAGATATCGGACGACGTGGCGGGAGCTACTTTCATGGCGGCGGGGGGATCTGCCCCTGAACTTTTCACCTCCTTGATCGGGGTCTTCGTAGCCCACAGCAACGTGGGTATCGGGACTATTGTCGGCTCTGCGGTTTTCAACATTCTCTTTGTGATCGGGATGTGCGCTTTGTTTTCCCGGGAGGTTCTTCATCTCACCTGGTGGCCTCTCTTCAGAGATGTTTCCTTCTACATAGTGGACCTTATTTTgctcatcatcttcttcctggACAATGTCATCATGTGGTGGGAGAGTATGATGCTGGTGGCCAGCTACACCGTGTACGTCATCTTCATGAAGTTTAACGCCCAAATAGAACACGTGGTCAAGACGCAGCTTTACAAACACAAGAGCATTGTCCAAATTATTACCGATGAGGAGCCTGAAGTG ACCAAGGTCAATGGGGGCGGTCAAGATAACGCCCCTCCTGATCCAGAAGACAGGAATCGGTTAAAG TTGAAGCCATCCCTTCAACGCGGTGGAAGTTCAGCGTCTTTGCACAACAGCACCATGAGGAACACCATTTTCCAACTCATGATCCACACATTGGACCCCCTGGGAGAAG GGAAATTCAAGGACAAGGCTGAGAGTCTGAATAATGTAGTGAGACGAAAGGCTGAAGGTGAAGTTGCAGCAAAGAGTGAAG ATGGAGAGGATGGGCAGGATCAGGCTCAAGAGGACGAAGCTGGCGCAAGTGAGAAGAAGAAGGAGCCCCCAGAGGAAGAGAAG GAAGACCAGCCGGCGGGGGGAGACGGCTCAGACAAGTCAGGCAGTGTTGAGGAGGACAGTGAGGAAGATGATAGTGATGAAGACGACAGTGACGATGACTCCAGCGAAGATGAGGATAAGGAGAACGAGGAGGAGCCTCTTTCTTTAGCGTGGCCCGACACGCGACGGAAGCGAGTCACTTACCTCATCCTGCTGCCCATCGTCTTCCCTCTGTGGCTCACCGTCCCTGACGTCCGCAAACAG AATTCCAGGAAATTTTTCGTGGTCACCTTCCTGGGCTCCATTCTGTGGATTGCTATCTTCTCTTATCTCATGATGTGGTGGGCCCATCAG GTGGGCGAGACCATCGGCATCTCTGAGGAGATTATGGGCCTGACTATCCTGGCTGCGGGGACGTCCATCCCTGATCTCATCACCAGCGTGATCGTGGCCCGTAAAGGACTTGGCGACATGGCCGTGTCCAGCTCCGTGGGCAGCAATATCTTTGACATCACTGTCGG TTTGCCGCTGCCATGGCTCATGTACTCGTTCATCCACGGTATGGTTCCCGTGGCCGTCAGCAGCAACGGGCTGTTCTgcgccattgtgctgctcttccTCATGCTCCTCTTTGTCATCATCTCCATCGCGTCGTACAAGTGGAAGATGAACAAGGCTCTGGGATTCACCATGTTCCTTCTCTACTTCATCTTCCTGGTTCTAAGCGTCATGCTGGAGGACCGCATCATCGTCTGCCCCGTCTCCATCTGA
- the slc24a1 gene encoding sodium/potassium/calcium exchanger 1 isoform X3: MYCLRRKRLQLRRVLFLLAGVFICIVYQLTLSAGRYETSPSPQIGDAFTEGSAGWVEDVTPESREKPRNQTTPVTPSNSTADDNAASKTPPPATTNRTIVHCIYVPPDPKDEAPTSSSPGDAPHMKGEYPTDVFSVEERRRGWVTLHIFGMMYMFVSLAIVCDEFFVPALGVIIDKLEISDDVAGATFMAAGGSAPELFTSLIGVFVAHSNVGIGTIVGSAVFNILFVIGMCALFSREVLHLTWWPLFRDVSFYIVDLILLIIFFLDNVIMWWESMMLVASYTVYVIFMKFNAQIEHVVKTQLYKHKSIVQIITDEEPEVTKVNGGGQDNAPPDPEDRNRLKLKPSLQRGGSSASLHNSTMRNTIFQLMIHTLDPLGEGGKFKDKAESLNNVVRRKAEGEVAAKSEDGEDGQDQAQEDEAGASEKKKEPPEEEKEDQPAGGDGSDKSGSVEEDSEEDDSDEDDSDDDSSEDEDKENEEEPLSLAWPDTRRKRVTYLILLPIVFPLWLTVPDVRKQNSRKFFVVTFLGSILWIAIFSYLMMWWAHQVSYCKHTGHFIRWARPSASLRRLWA; the protein is encoded by the exons ATGTATTGCCTCAGAAGGAAGCGACTGCAGTTGAGGCGAGTCTTATTTCTGCTGGCCGGGGTCTTCATCTGCATCGTGTACCAGCTGACCCTCAGCGCCGGACGCTACGAGACGTCCCCTTCGCCCCAGATTGGAGACGCTTTCACGGAGGGCTCAGCCGGATGGGTCGAGGATGTTACGCCCGAGAGTCGAGAGAAGCCAAGAAACCAAACGACCCCGGTGACCCCCTCTAATTCAACCGCAGATGATAACGCTGCCAGTAAAACTCCACCGCCAGCCACCACCAACCGGACTATTGTGCATTGCATCTATGTCCCCCCCGATCCTAAGGATGAGGCCCCCACTTCATCTTCTCCTGGCGATGCTCCTCACATGAAGGGAGAGTACCCCACAGATGTATTTTCAGTGGAGGAGCGCAGACGAGGCTGGGTGACCTTGCACATCTTCGGCATGATGTACATGTTTGTGTCACTTGCGATTGTGTGTGATGAATTCTTTGTCCCTGCACTGGGGGTCATCATAGACAAGTTAGAGATATCGGACGACGTGGCGGGAGCTACTTTCATGGCGGCGGGGGGATCTGCCCCTGAACTTTTCACCTCCTTGATCGGGGTCTTCGTAGCCCACAGCAACGTGGGTATCGGGACTATTGTCGGCTCTGCGGTTTTCAACATTCTCTTTGTGATCGGGATGTGCGCTTTGTTTTCCCGGGAGGTTCTTCATCTCACCTGGTGGCCTCTCTTCAGAGATGTTTCCTTCTACATAGTGGACCTTATTTTgctcatcatcttcttcctggACAATGTCATCATGTGGTGGGAGAGTATGATGCTGGTGGCCAGCTACACCGTGTACGTCATCTTCATGAAGTTTAACGCCCAAATAGAACACGTGGTCAAGACGCAGCTTTACAAACACAAGAGCATTGTCCAAATTATTACCGATGAGGAGCCTGAAGTG ACCAAGGTCAATGGGGGCGGTCAAGATAACGCCCCTCCTGATCCAGAAGACAGGAATCGGTTAAAG TTGAAGCCATCCCTTCAACGCGGTGGAAGTTCAGCGTCTTTGCACAACAGCACCATGAGGAACACCATTTTCCAACTCATGATCCACACATTGGACCCCCTGGGAGAAGGTG GGAAATTCAAGGACAAGGCTGAGAGTCTGAATAATGTAGTGAGACGAAAGGCTGAAGGTGAAGTTGCAGCAAAGAGTGAAG ATGGAGAGGATGGGCAGGATCAGGCTCAAGAGGACGAAGCTGGCGCAAGTGAGAAGAAGAAGGAGCCCCCAGAGGAAGAGAAG GAAGACCAGCCGGCGGGGGGAGACGGCTCAGACAAGTCAGGCAGTGTTGAGGAGGACAGTGAGGAAGATGATAGTGATGAAGACGACAGTGACGATGACTCCAGCGAAGATGAGGATAAGGAGAACGAGGAGGAGCCTCTTTCTTTAGCGTGGCCCGACACGCGACGGAAGCGAGTCACTTACCTCATCCTGCTGCCCATCGTCTTCCCTCTGTGGCTCACCGTCCCTGACGTCCGCAAACAG AATTCCAGGAAATTTTTCGTGGTCACCTTCCTGGGCTCCATTCTGTGGATTGCTATCTTCTCTTATCTCATGATGTGGTGGGCCCATCAGGTCAGCTACTGTAAACACAccggacactttattag GTGGGCGAGACCATCGGCATCTCTGAGGAGATTATGGGCCTGA